The following are encoded together in the Candidatus Eisenbacteria bacterium genome:
- a CDS encoding RidA family protein translates to MSNLDIINPESLGKPKGFSHGIMANSGRILFVAGQPGYVASANRSSAPSFQQQFAHALDRVIAVVQEAGGQPTDITRLTIFVTNLEAYLDSREALGEAWKQRFARYYPATTLVEVKGLVDEGAVVEIEATAMIGAGR, encoded by the coding sequence ATGTCGAACCTGGACATCATCAATCCCGAGTCGCTCGGTAAGCCCAAGGGCTTCAGCCACGGGATCATGGCCAACAGCGGCCGCATCCTGTTCGTGGCCGGGCAGCCCGGCTACGTCGCGAGCGCGAACAGATCGTCGGCGCCCAGCTTCCAGCAGCAATTCGCACACGCGCTCGATCGCGTGATCGCGGTGGTCCAGGAAGCGGGTGGCCAGCCCACGGACATCACCCGGCTCACGATTTTCGTAACAAATCTCGAGGCCTATCTCGACAGTCGCGAGGCTCTGGGCGAAGCCTGGAAGCAGCGCTTCGCGCGTTATTACCCGGCGACCACGCTCGTCGAAGTCAAAGGCCTGGTCGACGAAGGTGCGGTGGTGGAAATCGAAGCGACGGCCATGATCGGAGCCGGTCGCTGA